gagggagagaaagagagagagaaagagaaagtatGTACCTACCTGTTGTATGTTGTACACCAAAATGAAATTTATTAATCGGTGGTCCGCGTAGTTAGCTTTATAGTTATTCAATTAATCTCGGAAAGTATTTGGCGGACACTAATGTTTATAAATGGAGAGAGACTTTTTTTCAATTCTTCGACATAGAAATTTTCGGGTTGGTTGCCTGCTTTTTTTAGGAACATTATCTTAGGTATTAGCAATTCAATATTACATTTGATAGGTTCCAAAGATTCCTAGAGTGTCGTCACTCAAGGCGCGTTCAGTTATTGTGTCGCGAATCAAAATACTGCGCACAATTAATTTGATACAGCTTTGAAATAATCTATCGACGATACGTGTATTTATATAAATGTTCGTTTTACAAAGTTAAACAAATTAGGCAACGGTGAGAGCGCAGGAAACATTCGTAAAAATGGTATTGTAAAATAGTACTTTAGAATATTTAAGTACTTTTAGTAGATGGGGTTATTTCTTTTTCATCAAATTTCAGTTATAAATATTCATTCGTATTTCTCAATACTGAGCTTTcactttcaaatgcttcatatctACATCACtgtttgtatatatttttatatcgtTGTTAATCGAATTTCAAATTCTTCAATTATATTTCTTTTACTTCCACGTGATTGCGATTTTAGCTTGTATCTTAGGGAATAAGGGATAAAAAGAAATGgactttattaaaatattatatttatacatTTGAATAAATATCGGCTGAGAATGTTGTTCctgtttaaagtgtagaaagtATTCCGTATTTGGAAAGTTTTCTTGTATTAAATGTGCAATAAAATCAAACAGGTGAATAAAGCTTTGGGGAAGATCGATCCAATCGGCGGTTTCCGAAGTGCGATGTTGCCCGTGATAAAGCACAATACATAATCGTGACTTAAGAAGGGCAGCCAATTAGAAAAGTTAGCGAATATCGTCGGTCGGTACTTAGGCGCGTGTGTTTGTACGAGTGCGTATGTATAGGTGACGGTCGCGAAATATAGTAGCAGCCATCTTATATTTTGTGTCGGAGAAAAACAATTTGGCCGTATAAATGTTTCGTGATTGTCCGTGAAGCCGCTCGAGAACGGGAGGCGTGCGCTCGATGAGGCGTGACGTTTTTCGACCCTAGCCCGGACCACTACATTAGCAAAGGTTCGTAAAATGCTGGTTTCTTCCTCGGCTACGGCAAAAGCGACCCCCCACTTGCGAAGCGCTTACGAGGAATCCGGTTTCGCAGTCAAAATATTCCGCCGTTTCTGTCGTCGCTTTTTTTAAAAATAGAGTTACCCGTGTTGCTCGCTGCTGGGTTACGTTCTGTTGACGACGGCACCGTGCCGTCTTCGAGTGGTTCGCGTAAAAGTTATGCAATCAGCTGATCGTCCAGCTGCCTTCTGTCACTTGTCAAAGATAAATGTCAAAGCGATTGATCTAACCTGAACACGCGTACGTATGAGTCGTGGGCATGCATGATACCGGAATTACGAACGTACTCTGCGTCGACGTAAATATTTGCGCCATAACGAGCGTCATAAATGGCCATTTATAGAGGTTCCCTGTCATGCAGGTGGATTGGTACGCAGGATATGAGCAGTTTGTCAAGAGCAACCTGACTCTGCTCCCCCATCAAGAAGCAGTGCAGCAGCAGGAGCCGCAGCCACAACAGCTGGCTCAGCAGCAACAGACTGATATAATGACGTCCATGTTCGAACAACAAATCAAAAGCGAACCCATGGGGTTCTATTCTGTTGCATCGAGCCGCTCTGATGGTTCCAATTCTATGGTGAATCTATCGGACGATCGCGAAGACCTTTCGCAACAAGAGGGTCATCTACAACCCCAGCAACAAGCGACGCTACAGTTAAGTCAACAACAGGGTCAACAACAGACTCAACAACAGGGTCAGCAACAAACGCAACAGggtcaacaacaacagcagagtCAGACTGTGCAACAAGAAGTTCCGACTCGTCAGTCGACGGGCCAGCAAACAGTTAAAGAGGGTTCACGGTCGAAACCACAGCCCTGTAAGGTATGCGGCAAGGTGCTATCTTCTGCTTCATCGTACTATGTACATATGAAACTTCATTCGGGCAACAAACCATATCATTGTACAGTATGCGAAGCAAGTTTTTGCCGGAAGCCATACTTGGAAGTGCACATGAGGACGCACACGGGGGAACGACCTTTCCAATGTGAGCTGTGCTTA
This is a stretch of genomic DNA from Xylocopa sonorina isolate GNS202 chromosome 8, iyXylSono1_principal, whole genome shotgun sequence. It encodes these proteins:
- the LOC143426177 gene encoding uncharacterized protein LOC143426177 isoform X1 produces the protein MVDWYAGYEQFVKSNLTLLPHQEAVQQQEPQPQQLAQQQQTDIMTSMFEQQIKSEPMGFYSVASSRSDGSNSMVNLSDDREDLSQQEGHLQPQQQATLQLSQQQGQQQTQQQGQQQTQQGQQQQQSQTVQQEVPTRQSTGQQTVKEGSRSKPQPCKVCGKVLSSASSYYVHMKLHSGNKPYHCTVCEASFCRKPYLEVHMRTHTGERPFQCELCLKRFTQKSSLNTHKRVHTGERPYACDICQKRFAVKSYVTAHRWSHVAEKPLVCDRCSLTFTSKSQFAIHIRTHTASTTYECNICGRTFVRDSYLIRHQNRVHRDINQSSTNHNPPTPQSTGGGTPGTGFESPVCDLRYSEGPSSLDGLPGSKGGIAAEIASLAKQNNLQLPLPLLHPQSTN